From the genome of Longispora fulva:
TTTTTTACTCCAGCCCCGGTGGCGGAATTCATCGCGTCACTGGTCACGCTGCCACAGGCCGGATTGTTGCGGGTTCTTGAGCCGGGGGCGGGCGTCGGGTCGCTGGCGGCTGCGATCGTGGCTCGAGTGATACGTGAAAGTCCTGGCGTCCAGTTGGAGCTGACGGCTTGCGAGATCGACGAGACGCTACGTGAGGCACTTGAGGCCACCCTCGAAGACTGCGTGGCCACGGCCGCTGTGGCGGGAGTGAAGGTCACGGCCCAGGTGATCGGCGCGAACTACGTCGAGTGGGCGACTGGTGCCGGTGACCTCTTGACGCCGATGCGCGAGCCGTTCGATCTGATCGTGATGAACCCACCCTACGGCAAGATCAATAGGACTTCGCTAGAGCGGCGACTCACCGAGACAGCCACGGTCGAGGTTCCCAACATCTATGCCGCATTTCTCGCGTTGGGCATTAGCCAGCTCGCCCTTGGCGGTCAGATCGCGGCGATCACGCCCCGCAGCTTCACTAACGGCCCCTACTTCCGCAGCTTCCGTCGCTTCTTCCTGGAAACGATGCGCCTGGATCTCCTGCATGTGTTCGAGTCCCGCTCGACCGTGTTCGCAGACACCAACGTGCTCCAGGAGAACGTGATCTTCACTGCGACCCGTAGCCAGATGCCGGACCGCACTCCTGTGACCATCTCCGCGAGCGCCGACTACAAGGACACTCCCGAGACACACGTAGTGCCCTACGACCAGGTAGTCCACCCCAAGGACAGCGAGTACTTCCTCCACATCAGCGCCGGTGATGAGGACACCGCCCTGGCTGCCGCGCTCGCCGCACTGCCCAGCACCCTAAGCGACCTTCAAATTCAGGTCTCGACCGGTCGTGTCGTGGACTTCCGTGCCA
Proteins encoded in this window:
- a CDS encoding Eco57I restriction-modification methylase domain-containing protein; protein product: MTTAELTSFQLMERTEVRRQSLSSQLEVKRRARLGQFFTPAPVAEFIASLVTLPQAGLLRVLEPGAGVGSLAAAIVARVIRESPGVQLELTACEIDETLREALEATLEDCVATAAVAGVKVTAQVIGANYVEWATGAGDLLTPMREPFDLIVMNPPYGKINRTSLERRLTETATVEVPNIYAAFLALGISQLALGGQIAAITPRSFTNGPYFRSFRRFFLETMRLDLLHVFESRSTVFADTNVLQENVIFTATRSQMPDRTPVTISASADYKDTPETHVVPYDQVVHPKDSEYFLHISAGDEDTALAAALAALPSTLSDLQIQVSTGRVVDFRATEHLRADPEPGAAPLIYPLHMHEGQIRWPVPGAKKCNAIMVTPATVKQTVPSGHYVVVKRLSSKEERRRVVAAVFDPDEIACEVVGFENHVNYFHHNHQGLAPEVARGLCLWLNSTLLDRFIRRFSGHTQINATDLRNLRYPSTQQLSALGTAWGAGSWPDQKKIDSLVGQHLEPMPANLSGDE